Proteins from a single region of Arctopsyche grandis isolate Sample6627 chromosome 1, ASM5162203v2, whole genome shotgun sequence:
- the LOC143919625 gene encoding uncharacterized protein LOC143919625 isoform X4 — protein sequence MFPCPKKMQINLTGFLNGKNARLFMGELWELLLSAQTSETGIPESFVQQKKEEIKKRMEEDERAKENKIGSGGRERRRDHHRSRTRSRDRRSRDNHRRSRSRGRRDSRSKSPVQRQEKKDGHLSPPGLATDLPKHLYKEDAEKKENGNKSPGVPADDKTANNHNAESQSDRRSLTKVPNSKDEKSSVEKSPNARLSKGKSVSPHGAKNGKPKRDSSSSSTSSHNQTALAKRTSPKRHSSTDSSKSGAQFSRRSRNKDESEIRKSSTSVQKKRHYRNNKDSSTSPSPHRHSRRDSSRRSRRSLDRDRERERERERERERERDRERRRREMERERERERDRERRRRDRERRSRERRRSLERRERERRRSRSRSRTKRSRDRRSKDRRVSSKDCDRRSRDRDRRWSRDKRVSRDRHWSRDRRVSRDRRVGSRDRRLSHERASRERPNSRDRRGSRERKPSREKRPSRERKNSRDRPGSRERRTSVERISSKAGDSRSKENRDYRSSSRASSEAPNAAFNKSADTSKNDAKAASLYSDDETTKFKPNEKSVEQFAKSLSRTPSPFLKKHEIDAMKDEKSESDKNESSKVFSENSSKSKRKAESPSDSESSDKSSTVKSKSKLKKRKDRTHTKHVKKSKKSSSSSDSGSEHSSSSDSEDDKKKKTKKIARKKNVKKLKKVKKTHSSSSDDSSSDEDVKAKSVKTKSRSRRDDSSSDENKVSASEDRSKKSRVKDASPDKYKSSKKDKEPKGKKDVSGSDVEMRGKTYSATSPNTDVEVLPSKEDRVKPSRSRSTDSSEPEMKKSRKSSRDLSNSSRNKDKSPVPDKHKKSSSKPDAADLKTGSKPKTSSGSQESGKADAKKGPVDDAKKIKKREKDVSSSDSDKQSKKKQRKDKNGSESSDSDSDEPKKSKKHSKKHKKHSKKHKKHKKHKKTNKSKKDSSGSEPEVDEKVNNEDLEKKLRERALKSMKRQTSISTSE from the exons ATG TTTCCATGTCCAAAGAAAATGCAGATAAACTTAACGGGTTTTTTAAATGGAAAGAATGCTAGACTGTTTATGGGCGAGCTGTGGGAGCTGCTGCTCAGTGCTCAGACTTCCGAAACCGGCATCCCCGAGTCGTTTGTACAACAGAAAAAGGAAGAAATTAAAAAGCGGATG GAAGAAGACGAAAGGGCTAAAGAGAATAAGATTGGAAGCGGCGGAAGAGAACGTCGCCGTGACCATCACAGGAGTCGTACCAGATCTAGAGATCGTCGCTCCAGAGACAACCATCGAAG gtCGCGATCTAGAGGCCGACGAGATTCGAGGAGTAAAAGTCCAGTGCAGAGGCAGGAGAAGAAGGACGGCCATTTGAGTCCGCCCGGTCTTGCCACCGATCTGCCCAAACACTTGTACAAAGAAGACGCCGAGAAGAAAG AGAACGGTAATAAATCGCCCGGTGTTCCCGCCGACGACAAGACTGCAAACAATCACAATGCTGAAAGTCAGTCGGATCGACGCTCGCTAACTAAAGTGCCCAATTCAAAGGACGAGAAGTCGAGCGTTGAAAAGTCTCCCAACGCTAG GCTGTCGAAAGGAAAGTCGGTGTCGCCGCACGGTGCTAAAAATGGAAAACCAAAAAGAGACTCGAGCTCTTCGAGTACGTCGTCGCACAATCAGACGGCGCTCGCTAAAAGAACGAGTCCCAAAAGACATTCTAGCACCGATTCCAGCAAGAGTGGTGCTCAATTTTccc GGCGGAGTCGCAATAAAGACGAATCTGAAATTAGAAAGTCGTCGACGTCTGTTCAAAAGAAGCGGCACTATCGCAATAATAAAGATTCTTCTACTAGTCCTAGTCCTCATCGTCATTCGCGTAGAGATAG cagTCGCAGATCCCGCAGGTCCCTCGATCGCGATAGAGAGAGGGAACGTGAAAGGGAAAGGGAAAGAGAGCGGGAAAGGGATAGAGAAAGACGTCGCCGTGAAATGGAAAGAGAGAGAGAACGTGAACGAGATAGGGAGCGCCGTCGTCGTGATCGTGAGAGACG GTCTCGGGAGCGGCGTCGGTCGCTAGAGAGAAGAGAAAGAGAGAGGAGACGGTCGAGGAGTAGGTCTCGGACAAAAAGATCCAGGGACAG ACGTTCCAAAGATCGTCGCGTGTCTAGCAAGGATTGTGATAGAAGATCGAGGGACAGGGATCGAAGGTGGAGTCGGGATAAACGCGTCAGTCGGGATCGGCACTGGAGTCGGGATAGGCGTGTGAGTAGAGATAGACGTGTTGGTAGCCGCGACAGGCGTCTAAGCCACGAAAGAGCGAGTCGTGAAAGACCCAACAGCCGTGATCGTAGAGGAAGTAGAGAGAGAAAGCCAAGCAGAGAGAAGAGGCCGAGTCGTGAAAGAAAAA ATTCGAGGGATCGTCCGGGATCTCGCGAAAGGCGTACATCCGTTGAAAGAATCTCATCCAAAGCCGGAGATAGTCGCAGCAAAGAGAATCGAGACTATCGCAGCTCAAGTCGAGCTTCCTCCGAAGCACCTAATGCTGCATTTAATAAAAGTGCAGATACAAGTAAAAATGACGCTAAAGCCGCTTCGCTGTATTCCGATGATGAAACGACCAAATTCAAACCAAACGAAAAGTCAGTAGAGCAATTCGCCAAGAGTTTGTCGAGAACTCCGTCGCCTTTCCTTAAGAAACATGAAATTGACGCGATGAAAGATGAAAAGTCCGAATCGGATAAAAACGAGAGTAGTAAAGTTTTCTCCGAAAACTCGTCTAAATCAAAAAGAAAAGCAGAGTCACCGTCGGATTCGGAAAGTTCCGATAAGAGCAGCACTGTCAAGTCTAAATCCAAATTGAAGAAGCGTAAAGATCGTACGCACACTAAGCATGtgaagaaatcaaagaaatcttCGTCTTCTAGTGACAGTGGATCTGAACATTCGTCGTCTTCGGACTCGGAGGACGACAAGAAAAAGAAAACCAAAAAGATAGCGAGGAAAAAGAATgtcaaaaaattgaaaaaagtcaaaaagACTCATTCTTCCAGTTCAGACGATTCTAGTTCCGACGAAGACGTCAAAGCCAAGTCGGTCAAAACTAAAAGTCGGTCGAGACGTGACGACTCCAGCTCGGACGAAAATAAAGTCAGCGCGTCGGAAGATCGCTCTAAAAAATCTCGCGTGAAGGACGCTTCTCCAGACAAATACAAATCTAGTAAGAAAGACAAAGAACCAAAGGGCAAAAAAGATGTGTCCGGCTCCGATGTAGAGATGCGGGGCAAAACGTATTCTGCGACTAGTCCCAACACCGATGTTGAAGTGTTGCCGTCGAAAGAAGACAGAGTAAAACCTTCCAGATCGAGATCAACGGACAGTTCTGAACCGGAGATGAAAAAGTCTAGAAAATCCAGCCGCGATTTGAGCAACTCGTCGAGAAACAAAGATAAATCTCCCGTCCCCGACAAGCACAAAAAGTCCTCTTCGAAACCAGACGCCGCCGACCTGAAAACCGGCAGCAAACCAAAGACTTCTTCCGGCTCGCAAGAATCTGGCAAAGCAGATGCCAAAAAAGGTCCGGTCGACGATGCGAAAAAGATTAAGAAACGCGAAAAGGACGTATCGTCCTCTGACAGCGACAAACAGTCGAAGAAGAAACAACGCAAGGACAAAAACGGTTCAGAGTCTTCGGATTCTGACAGTGACGAGCCAAAAAAGTCCAAAAAGCATTCAAAAAAGCACAAGAAACACTCGAAGAAGCATAAGAAAcacaaaaaacacaaaaagacGAATAAATCTAAAAAGGACAGCTCCGGCAGTGAGCCGGAAGTCGACGAGAAGGTGAACAATGAAGATTTGGAGAAAAAGCTCCGGGAACGAGCCCTGAAATCAATGAAGCGGCAAACGAGTATATCGACATCTGagtaa
- the LOC143919625 gene encoding uncharacterized protein LOC143919625 isoform X7 yields MQINLTGFLNGKNARLFMGELWELLLSAQTSETGIPESFVQQKKEEIKKRMEEDERAKENKIGSGGRERRRDHHRSRTRSRDRRSRDNHRRSRSRGRRDSRSKSPVQRQEKKDGHLSPPGLATDLPKHLYKEDAEKKENGNKSPGVPADDKTANNHNAESQSDRRSLTKVPNSKDEKSSVEKSPNARLSKGKSVSPHGAKNGKPKRDSSSSSTSSHNQTALAKRTSPKRHSSTDSSKSGRSRNKDESEIRKSSTSVQKKRHYRNNKDSSTSPSPHRHSRRDSSRRSRRSLDRDRERERERERERERERDRERRRREMERERERERDRERRRRDRERRSRERRRSLERRERERRRSRSRSRTKRSRDRRSKDRRVSSKDCDRRSRDRDRRWSRDKRVSRDRHWSRDRRVSRDRRVGSRDRRLSHERASRERPNSRDRRGSRERKPSREKRPSRERKNSRDRPGSRERRTSVERISSKAGDSRSKENRDYRSSSRASSEAPNAAFNKSADTSKNDAKAASLYSDDETTKFKPNEKSVEQFAKSLSRTPSPFLKKHEIDAMKDEKSESDKNESSKVFSENSSKSKRKAESPSDSESSDKSSTVKSKSKLKKRKDRTHTKHVKKSKKSSSSSDSGSEHSSSSDSEDDKKKKTKKIARKKNVKKLKKVKKTHSSSSDDSSSDEDVKAKSVKTKSRSRRDDSSSDENKVSASEDRSKKSRVKDASPDKYKSSKKDKEPKGKKDVSGSDVEMRGKTYSATSPNTDVEVLPSKEDRVKPSRSRSTDSSEPEMKKSRKSSRDLSNSSRNKDKSPVPDKHKKSSSKPDAADLKTGSKPKTSSGSQESGKADAKKGPVDDAKKIKKREKDVSSSDSDKQSKKKQRKDKNGSESSDSDSDEPKKSKKHSKKHKKHSKKHKKHKKHKKTNKSKKDSSGSEPEVDEKVNNEDLEKKLRERALKSMKRQTSISTSE; encoded by the exons ATGCAGATAAACTTAACGGGTTTTTTAAATGGAAAGAATGCTAGACTGTTTATGGGCGAGCTGTGGGAGCTGCTGCTCAGTGCTCAGACTTCCGAAACCGGCATCCCCGAGTCGTTTGTACAACAGAAAAAGGAAGAAATTAAAAAGCGGATG GAAGAAGACGAAAGGGCTAAAGAGAATAAGATTGGAAGCGGCGGAAGAGAACGTCGCCGTGACCATCACAGGAGTCGTACCAGATCTAGAGATCGTCGCTCCAGAGACAACCATCGAAG gtCGCGATCTAGAGGCCGACGAGATTCGAGGAGTAAAAGTCCAGTGCAGAGGCAGGAGAAGAAGGACGGCCATTTGAGTCCGCCCGGTCTTGCCACCGATCTGCCCAAACACTTGTACAAAGAAGACGCCGAGAAGAAAG AGAACGGTAATAAATCGCCCGGTGTTCCCGCCGACGACAAGACTGCAAACAATCACAATGCTGAAAGTCAGTCGGATCGACGCTCGCTAACTAAAGTGCCCAATTCAAAGGACGAGAAGTCGAGCGTTGAAAAGTCTCCCAACGCTAG GCTGTCGAAAGGAAAGTCGGTGTCGCCGCACGGTGCTAAAAATGGAAAACCAAAAAGAGACTCGAGCTCTTCGAGTACGTCGTCGCACAATCAGACGGCGCTCGCTAAAAGAACGAGTCCCAAAAGACATTCTAGCACCGATTCCAGCAAGAGTG GGCGGAGTCGCAATAAAGACGAATCTGAAATTAGAAAGTCGTCGACGTCTGTTCAAAAGAAGCGGCACTATCGCAATAATAAAGATTCTTCTACTAGTCCTAGTCCTCATCGTCATTCGCGTAGAGATAG cagTCGCAGATCCCGCAGGTCCCTCGATCGCGATAGAGAGAGGGAACGTGAAAGGGAAAGGGAAAGAGAGCGGGAAAGGGATAGAGAAAGACGTCGCCGTGAAATGGAAAGAGAGAGAGAACGTGAACGAGATAGGGAGCGCCGTCGTCGTGATCGTGAGAGACG GTCTCGGGAGCGGCGTCGGTCGCTAGAGAGAAGAGAAAGAGAGAGGAGACGGTCGAGGAGTAGGTCTCGGACAAAAAGATCCAGGGACAG ACGTTCCAAAGATCGTCGCGTGTCTAGCAAGGATTGTGATAGAAGATCGAGGGACAGGGATCGAAGGTGGAGTCGGGATAAACGCGTCAGTCGGGATCGGCACTGGAGTCGGGATAGGCGTGTGAGTAGAGATAGACGTGTTGGTAGCCGCGACAGGCGTCTAAGCCACGAAAGAGCGAGTCGTGAAAGACCCAACAGCCGTGATCGTAGAGGAAGTAGAGAGAGAAAGCCAAGCAGAGAGAAGAGGCCGAGTCGTGAAAGAAAAA ATTCGAGGGATCGTCCGGGATCTCGCGAAAGGCGTACATCCGTTGAAAGAATCTCATCCAAAGCCGGAGATAGTCGCAGCAAAGAGAATCGAGACTATCGCAGCTCAAGTCGAGCTTCCTCCGAAGCACCTAATGCTGCATTTAATAAAAGTGCAGATACAAGTAAAAATGACGCTAAAGCCGCTTCGCTGTATTCCGATGATGAAACGACCAAATTCAAACCAAACGAAAAGTCAGTAGAGCAATTCGCCAAGAGTTTGTCGAGAACTCCGTCGCCTTTCCTTAAGAAACATGAAATTGACGCGATGAAAGATGAAAAGTCCGAATCGGATAAAAACGAGAGTAGTAAAGTTTTCTCCGAAAACTCGTCTAAATCAAAAAGAAAAGCAGAGTCACCGTCGGATTCGGAAAGTTCCGATAAGAGCAGCACTGTCAAGTCTAAATCCAAATTGAAGAAGCGTAAAGATCGTACGCACACTAAGCATGtgaagaaatcaaagaaatcttCGTCTTCTAGTGACAGTGGATCTGAACATTCGTCGTCTTCGGACTCGGAGGACGACAAGAAAAAGAAAACCAAAAAGATAGCGAGGAAAAAGAATgtcaaaaaattgaaaaaagtcaaaaagACTCATTCTTCCAGTTCAGACGATTCTAGTTCCGACGAAGACGTCAAAGCCAAGTCGGTCAAAACTAAAAGTCGGTCGAGACGTGACGACTCCAGCTCGGACGAAAATAAAGTCAGCGCGTCGGAAGATCGCTCTAAAAAATCTCGCGTGAAGGACGCTTCTCCAGACAAATACAAATCTAGTAAGAAAGACAAAGAACCAAAGGGCAAAAAAGATGTGTCCGGCTCCGATGTAGAGATGCGGGGCAAAACGTATTCTGCGACTAGTCCCAACACCGATGTTGAAGTGTTGCCGTCGAAAGAAGACAGAGTAAAACCTTCCAGATCGAGATCAACGGACAGTTCTGAACCGGAGATGAAAAAGTCTAGAAAATCCAGCCGCGATTTGAGCAACTCGTCGAGAAACAAAGATAAATCTCCCGTCCCCGACAAGCACAAAAAGTCCTCTTCGAAACCAGACGCCGCCGACCTGAAAACCGGCAGCAAACCAAAGACTTCTTCCGGCTCGCAAGAATCTGGCAAAGCAGATGCCAAAAAAGGTCCGGTCGACGATGCGAAAAAGATTAAGAAACGCGAAAAGGACGTATCGTCCTCTGACAGCGACAAACAGTCGAAGAAGAAACAACGCAAGGACAAAAACGGTTCAGAGTCTTCGGATTCTGACAGTGACGAGCCAAAAAAGTCCAAAAAGCATTCAAAAAAGCACAAGAAACACTCGAAGAAGCATAAGAAAcacaaaaaacacaaaaagacGAATAAATCTAAAAAGGACAGCTCCGGCAGTGAGCCGGAAGTCGACGAGAAGGTGAACAATGAAGATTTGGAGAAAAAGCTCCGGGAACGAGCCCTGAAATCAATGAAGCGGCAAACGAGTATATCGACATCTGagtaa
- the LOC143919625 gene encoding uncharacterized protein LOC143919625 isoform X6, producing the protein MFPCPKKMQINLTGFLNGKNARLFMGELWELLLSAQTSETGIPESFVQQKKEEIKKRMEEDERAKENKIGSGGRERRRDHHRSRTRSRDRRSRDNHRRSRSRGRRDSRSKSPVQRQEKKDGHLSPPGLATDLPKHLYKEDAEKKENGNKSPGVPADDKTANNHNAESQSDRRSLTKVPNSKDEKSSVEKSPNARLSKGKSVSPHGAKNGKPKRDSSSSSTSSHNQTALAKRTSPKRHSSTDSSKSGRSRNKDESEIRKSSTSVQKKRHYRNNKDSSTSPSPHRHSRRDSSRRSRRSLDRDRERERERERERERERDRERRRREMERERERERDRERRRRDRERRSRERRRSLERRERERRRSRSRSRTKRSRDRRSKDRRVSSKDCDRRSRDRDRRWSRDKRVSRDRHWSRDRRVSRDRRVGSRDRRLSHERASRERPNSRDRRGSRERKPSREKRPSRERKNSRDRPGSRERRTSVERISSKAGDSRSKENRDYRSSSRASSEAPNAAFNKSADTSKNDAKAASLYSDDETTKFKPNEKSVEQFAKSLSRTPSPFLKKHEIDAMKDEKSESDKNESSKVFSENSSKSKRKAESPSDSESSDKSSTVKSKSKLKKRKDRTHTKHVKKSKKSSSSSDSGSEHSSSSDSEDDKKKKTKKIARKKNVKKLKKVKKTHSSSSDDSSSDEDVKAKSVKTKSRSRRDDSSSDENKVSASEDRSKKSRVKDASPDKYKSSKKDKEPKGKKDVSGSDVEMRGKTYSATSPNTDVEVLPSKEDRVKPSRSRSTDSSEPEMKKSRKSSRDLSNSSRNKDKSPVPDKHKKSSSKPDAADLKTGSKPKTSSGSQESGKADAKKGPVDDAKKIKKREKDVSSSDSDKQSKKKQRKDKNGSESSDSDSDEPKKSKKHSKKHKKHSKKHKKHKKHKKTNKSKKDSSGSEPEVDEKVNNEDLEKKLRERALKSMKRQTSISTSE; encoded by the exons ATG TTTCCATGTCCAAAGAAAATGCAGATAAACTTAACGGGTTTTTTAAATGGAAAGAATGCTAGACTGTTTATGGGCGAGCTGTGGGAGCTGCTGCTCAGTGCTCAGACTTCCGAAACCGGCATCCCCGAGTCGTTTGTACAACAGAAAAAGGAAGAAATTAAAAAGCGGATG GAAGAAGACGAAAGGGCTAAAGAGAATAAGATTGGAAGCGGCGGAAGAGAACGTCGCCGTGACCATCACAGGAGTCGTACCAGATCTAGAGATCGTCGCTCCAGAGACAACCATCGAAG gtCGCGATCTAGAGGCCGACGAGATTCGAGGAGTAAAAGTCCAGTGCAGAGGCAGGAGAAGAAGGACGGCCATTTGAGTCCGCCCGGTCTTGCCACCGATCTGCCCAAACACTTGTACAAAGAAGACGCCGAGAAGAAAG AGAACGGTAATAAATCGCCCGGTGTTCCCGCCGACGACAAGACTGCAAACAATCACAATGCTGAAAGTCAGTCGGATCGACGCTCGCTAACTAAAGTGCCCAATTCAAAGGACGAGAAGTCGAGCGTTGAAAAGTCTCCCAACGCTAG GCTGTCGAAAGGAAAGTCGGTGTCGCCGCACGGTGCTAAAAATGGAAAACCAAAAAGAGACTCGAGCTCTTCGAGTACGTCGTCGCACAATCAGACGGCGCTCGCTAAAAGAACGAGTCCCAAAAGACATTCTAGCACCGATTCCAGCAAGAGTG GGCGGAGTCGCAATAAAGACGAATCTGAAATTAGAAAGTCGTCGACGTCTGTTCAAAAGAAGCGGCACTATCGCAATAATAAAGATTCTTCTACTAGTCCTAGTCCTCATCGTCATTCGCGTAGAGATAG cagTCGCAGATCCCGCAGGTCCCTCGATCGCGATAGAGAGAGGGAACGTGAAAGGGAAAGGGAAAGAGAGCGGGAAAGGGATAGAGAAAGACGTCGCCGTGAAATGGAAAGAGAGAGAGAACGTGAACGAGATAGGGAGCGCCGTCGTCGTGATCGTGAGAGACG GTCTCGGGAGCGGCGTCGGTCGCTAGAGAGAAGAGAAAGAGAGAGGAGACGGTCGAGGAGTAGGTCTCGGACAAAAAGATCCAGGGACAG ACGTTCCAAAGATCGTCGCGTGTCTAGCAAGGATTGTGATAGAAGATCGAGGGACAGGGATCGAAGGTGGAGTCGGGATAAACGCGTCAGTCGGGATCGGCACTGGAGTCGGGATAGGCGTGTGAGTAGAGATAGACGTGTTGGTAGCCGCGACAGGCGTCTAAGCCACGAAAGAGCGAGTCGTGAAAGACCCAACAGCCGTGATCGTAGAGGAAGTAGAGAGAGAAAGCCAAGCAGAGAGAAGAGGCCGAGTCGTGAAAGAAAAA ATTCGAGGGATCGTCCGGGATCTCGCGAAAGGCGTACATCCGTTGAAAGAATCTCATCCAAAGCCGGAGATAGTCGCAGCAAAGAGAATCGAGACTATCGCAGCTCAAGTCGAGCTTCCTCCGAAGCACCTAATGCTGCATTTAATAAAAGTGCAGATACAAGTAAAAATGACGCTAAAGCCGCTTCGCTGTATTCCGATGATGAAACGACCAAATTCAAACCAAACGAAAAGTCAGTAGAGCAATTCGCCAAGAGTTTGTCGAGAACTCCGTCGCCTTTCCTTAAGAAACATGAAATTGACGCGATGAAAGATGAAAAGTCCGAATCGGATAAAAACGAGAGTAGTAAAGTTTTCTCCGAAAACTCGTCTAAATCAAAAAGAAAAGCAGAGTCACCGTCGGATTCGGAAAGTTCCGATAAGAGCAGCACTGTCAAGTCTAAATCCAAATTGAAGAAGCGTAAAGATCGTACGCACACTAAGCATGtgaagaaatcaaagaaatcttCGTCTTCTAGTGACAGTGGATCTGAACATTCGTCGTCTTCGGACTCGGAGGACGACAAGAAAAAGAAAACCAAAAAGATAGCGAGGAAAAAGAATgtcaaaaaattgaaaaaagtcaaaaagACTCATTCTTCCAGTTCAGACGATTCTAGTTCCGACGAAGACGTCAAAGCCAAGTCGGTCAAAACTAAAAGTCGGTCGAGACGTGACGACTCCAGCTCGGACGAAAATAAAGTCAGCGCGTCGGAAGATCGCTCTAAAAAATCTCGCGTGAAGGACGCTTCTCCAGACAAATACAAATCTAGTAAGAAAGACAAAGAACCAAAGGGCAAAAAAGATGTGTCCGGCTCCGATGTAGAGATGCGGGGCAAAACGTATTCTGCGACTAGTCCCAACACCGATGTTGAAGTGTTGCCGTCGAAAGAAGACAGAGTAAAACCTTCCAGATCGAGATCAACGGACAGTTCTGAACCGGAGATGAAAAAGTCTAGAAAATCCAGCCGCGATTTGAGCAACTCGTCGAGAAACAAAGATAAATCTCCCGTCCCCGACAAGCACAAAAAGTCCTCTTCGAAACCAGACGCCGCCGACCTGAAAACCGGCAGCAAACCAAAGACTTCTTCCGGCTCGCAAGAATCTGGCAAAGCAGATGCCAAAAAAGGTCCGGTCGACGATGCGAAAAAGATTAAGAAACGCGAAAAGGACGTATCGTCCTCTGACAGCGACAAACAGTCGAAGAAGAAACAACGCAAGGACAAAAACGGTTCAGAGTCTTCGGATTCTGACAGTGACGAGCCAAAAAAGTCCAAAAAGCATTCAAAAAAGCACAAGAAACACTCGAAGAAGCATAAGAAAcacaaaaaacacaaaaagacGAATAAATCTAAAAAGGACAGCTCCGGCAGTGAGCCGGAAGTCGACGAGAAGGTGAACAATGAAGATTTGGAGAAAAAGCTCCGGGAACGAGCCCTGAAATCAATGAAGCGGCAAACGAGTATATCGACATCTGagtaa